A genome region from Alkalimarinus coralli includes the following:
- a CDS encoding exonuclease domain-containing protein, protein MMAGLLSQPFVFIDLETTGGSAPVDRIIEIGLKTVVDGDVVDEWESLVNPEKTIPPFIEDYTGISNSMVQDAPLFADISEVFKSKLEGAVFVAHNARFDYSFVKSEFRRLSVPFSAKVLCTVKLSRQLYPQYTKHNMDALIARHNLPAGPRHRAMGDVDSMLAFFRHSIEELGSDLVEDVIGKILKRPSLPSYLPADVLDELPQTYGVYRFYGENDVLLYVGKANNIYQRVMSHFMSDHSTAKGVVMSQSVRRIEWTETAGELGALLLELQQIKTLKPLHNKRSRSVSSPFSYTLEADKYGYFSLKLVQDVDPSCLDQYYGLFKSHKIAEKAIQGINGANELCAKLLGLDRGKGPCFQYKLGRCKGACLAEEDVTRYNLRMQIAMHSLQLKKWPYAGAIAVKERNDFSGKEAIHLIYAWVHLGTVNNDQELDEFNVSDHVQLRQSASRLFDADAYRVMVRFLLTPKRHFEVIEVG, encoded by the coding sequence ATGATGGCGGGATTGTTAAGCCAACCGTTTGTTTTTATTGATCTTGAGACCACTGGTGGCAGCGCCCCAGTGGATCGGATTATTGAAATTGGCCTAAAAACGGTGGTCGACGGAGACGTTGTTGACGAGTGGGAGTCGCTGGTTAACCCTGAAAAAACCATACCTCCTTTCATTGAAGACTATACCGGCATATCGAATAGCATGGTGCAGGACGCACCTCTATTTGCCGATATTTCAGAGGTCTTTAAAAGTAAACTGGAAGGAGCGGTGTTTGTTGCTCATAATGCGCGGTTTGACTACAGCTTTGTAAAGAGCGAGTTTCGCCGACTTAGTGTCCCTTTTTCGGCTAAAGTCCTTTGCACCGTAAAGCTCTCCAGGCAGCTCTATCCGCAATATACCAAACACAACATGGACGCACTCATCGCCAGGCATAATCTGCCAGCCGGGCCCCGGCATCGTGCAATGGGGGATGTTGATTCAATGCTGGCATTCTTTCGTCATTCGATAGAAGAGCTGGGCAGTGATCTGGTCGAAGATGTCATCGGGAAAATACTAAAACGTCCCAGCTTACCCTCATACTTGCCTGCCGATGTACTTGATGAACTGCCTCAAACTTATGGTGTTTATCGATTCTATGGCGAGAATGACGTGCTGCTTTATGTGGGAAAGGCCAATAATATCTACCAGCGTGTGATGTCTCACTTCATGTCTGACCATAGCACTGCGAAAGGTGTCGTTATGTCTCAGAGCGTGAGACGGATTGAATGGACAGAAACAGCCGGTGAGCTAGGTGCCCTGTTACTCGAACTACAACAGATTAAGACCTTAAAGCCGCTGCACAACAAACGGTCTCGGTCAGTAAGCAGCCCTTTCTCCTACACTTTGGAGGCTGATAAATATGGCTACTTTTCGCTTAAGCTGGTTCAAGACGTCGACCCCAGCTGTTTGGATCAGTATTACGGTCTTTTCAAATCTCATAAAATTGCTGAAAAGGCGATTCAGGGTATCAATGGTGCCAATGAACTCTGTGCCAAGTTATTAGGGCTCGATAGAGGGAAAGGGCCATGCTTTCAATACAAGTTAGGGCGATGCAAAGGCGCTTGTCTGGCTGAAGAAGACGTAACCCGCTACAACTTGCGTATGCAGATCGCGATGCACTCTTTGCAGCTTAAAAAGTGGCCTTATGCCGGAGCTATTGCGGTTAAGGAACGTAATGATTTTAGTGGTAAGGAAGCGATTCATCTAATCTATGCCTGGGTTCATCTGGGCACGGTAAACAATGATCAAGAGCTGGATGAATTTAACGTGAGTGATCATGTGCAACTGCGGCAAAGCGCCAGTCGACTGTTTGATGCCGATGCTTACAGAGTGATGGTGCGGTTTCTTCTTACCCCCAAGCGCCACTTCGAAGTGATTGAAGTCGGTTGA
- a CDS encoding SGNH/GDSL hydrolase family protein produces the protein MKKIIKHFCKHVTNYRFTPPAKLAITLLIAASLTGCGGAGSLASNPRVSDADNDQVVFLGDSIFALSGDLQDYLESYAGETFRRYTLSGAELTGGVIATPIDQQYQIAKNDNGNIDTIVMDGGGNDILIPAILFDPYNCKTDWWQWGRLSSSCKNFIDDLYVDGVNLLNAMNADGVDNIIYLGYYYTKNGLLFLDSMEEAVDYGDMRLSQACRYSTANCTFVDPRSTIRDSDIIIDGIHPNSSGSYKLANKIWPVLQPLL, from the coding sequence GTGAAAAAAATAATAAAGCATTTCTGTAAGCATGTAACAAACTACCGATTCACACCTCCCGCAAAACTGGCCATAACATTGCTCATCGCAGCCAGCCTAACAGGCTGCGGCGGAGCAGGTAGTCTTGCCAGCAACCCGCGGGTATCTGATGCAGATAACGACCAAGTCGTCTTTCTAGGCGACTCAATATTTGCATTATCAGGTGATCTACAAGATTATCTGGAGTCTTATGCAGGTGAGACTTTTCGGAGATATACCTTGTCAGGCGCTGAGTTAACGGGCGGTGTCATTGCGACTCCCATAGACCAGCAGTATCAGATAGCCAAAAATGATAACGGCAACATTGATACCATCGTCATGGACGGAGGCGGTAACGACATACTGATTCCAGCCATTCTTTTTGATCCATACAATTGCAAAACCGACTGGTGGCAATGGGGGCGACTCAGTTCAAGCTGCAAGAACTTTATTGACGACCTTTATGTTGATGGCGTGAACCTGTTGAATGCCATGAATGCAGACGGCGTCGATAACATTATTTACCTCGGATATTACTACACCAAAAACGGGCTATTGTTTTTAGACAGCATGGAAGAAGCCGTAGATTATGGTGATATGAGGCTGTCTCAAGCATGTCGATATTCAACGGCAAACTGCACGTTTGTTGACCCTCGTTCGACCATTCGGGACAGCGACATCATCATTGATGGCATTCACCCGAATAGCTCAGGCTCTTACAAACTGGCGAATAAAATATGGCCGGTGCTGCAACCTCTGCTATAG
- a CDS encoding substrate-binding periplasmic protein — MSIAQTVNISAGEYRPWLSKDLPGGGFIAQVISESFEHSGYQTKIKFLPWKRGYDQAKAGNYAASAYWYPSKKREEHFIYSDAINKETTHFFYNKDKPLKQWNKLADLGDFKIGATDGYTYTDEFWKAAQLGIINVELANRDELNMAKLIRGRIDLFPVEKHLGFALATTHFQPHMAYLIDFHPKPLLKTTGHLLFSRAHPETTILVKAFNRGLKELKESGRYEELLRTMVMERSQRFK; from the coding sequence ATGAGCATTGCGCAAACGGTTAACATCTCCGCTGGCGAGTATCGCCCATGGTTATCTAAAGACTTACCTGGGGGCGGCTTTATCGCGCAAGTGATATCTGAAAGTTTTGAGCATTCCGGCTACCAGACAAAAATCAAATTTCTTCCCTGGAAACGAGGCTACGATCAAGCTAAGGCTGGCAACTATGCCGCCAGCGCCTACTGGTATCCGTCAAAAAAAAGAGAAGAACATTTTATATATAGTGATGCCATTAACAAAGAAACCACCCACTTTTTCTATAACAAAGATAAGCCTTTAAAGCAGTGGAATAAGCTGGCTGATCTAGGCGACTTTAAAATCGGTGCAACCGATGGCTATACCTACACCGATGAGTTTTGGAAGGCCGCTCAACTGGGCATCATTAATGTTGAGTTGGCGAATCGCGACGAACTCAATATGGCCAAACTTATCAGAGGGCGAATTGACCTGTTCCCGGTGGAAAAGCACTTGGGGTTTGCCCTCGCCACCACCCACTTTCAGCCTCACATGGCTTATCTGATTGATTTCCACCCAAAACCGCTACTAAAAACGACCGGGCACCTACTTTTTTCTAGAGCACACCCCGAAACAACCATACTGGTTAAAGCATTTAATCGTGGCCTTAAGGAATTAAAAGAAAGTGGCCGCTACGAGGAGCTGCTCAGAACGATGGTCATGGAACGCTCGCAACGATTTAAATGA
- a CDS encoding outer membrane lipoprotein-sorting protein, which produces MLKHAHLYCALILITLLSTCAQANDEAVKLLKKIDELYRSESSISTIKMQIVTPNWERTLEMKGWTVGMDDTFIRILSPKKDQGVSTLKKGREMWNYFPKINKVIKVPPSMMMGSWMGSDFTNDDLVREVSLVKEYHVDKEDQEDKYLLRLVPKESTVTVWARIEILVAKETLLPVEQRYFNEKGDNVRSMYFSDIKEFSGKRLPSKMSMVPHHKKNHKTVIEYVELEFDTGIDDDIFTLRNLKKRYR; this is translated from the coding sequence ATGCTAAAACATGCACACTTATACTGCGCACTCATCTTAATAACACTGCTATCAACGTGTGCTCAAGCCAACGATGAAGCCGTCAAACTGCTTAAAAAAATAGATGAGCTTTACCGTTCAGAGAGTTCAATATCGACCATAAAAATGCAGATCGTCACTCCAAACTGGGAGCGAACGCTTGAGATGAAAGGTTGGACAGTCGGCATGGACGATACCTTTATACGCATTTTATCTCCCAAAAAAGACCAGGGTGTATCAACACTTAAGAAAGGTCGTGAGATGTGGAACTACTTCCCTAAAATTAATAAGGTAATCAAAGTTCCACCATCTATGATGATGGGGTCTTGGATGGGGTCTGATTTTACCAACGACGATTTGGTGCGCGAAGTCTCGCTCGTTAAAGAGTATCACGTTGATAAAGAAGACCAGGAAGACAAATATCTGCTCAGGTTAGTTCCGAAGGAGAGCACCGTAACGGTTTGGGCCCGTATTGAAATACTGGTAGCAAAAGAAACCCTGCTACCTGTCGAGCAGCGCTATTTTAATGAAAAAGGAGATAACGTTCGCAGTATGTATTTCAGTGACATTAAGGAATTTTCCGGTAAACGGCTGCCATCAAAAATGAGTATGGTTCCGCATCACAAAAAAAACCATAAAACAGTCATTGAGTATGTTGAACTGGAGTTTGATACAGGTATCGATGATGATATTTTCACCCTCCGAAACCTGAAAAAGCGTTACCGATAA
- a CDS encoding ABC transporter permease, whose translation MLTAKLALRNILRNRRRSILTILSMGGGYLLLSFMLAMTEGSYNHIIDVFTRDHTGHIQIHQGNYLERPSLYKTIDHAAPLITQLKKDNQVTGITPRIYGPSLAYGKDKTFPANVIGIDPIAEASTTYLKNKVQQGHYLSNGMTSHGYYPAMVGQALAKNLHLTIGDELVLISQGIDGSIANDIYEITGIVGTQDSYERMNVYLSLSAMQQFLSMGDQVHELAISLTHQTYAAPFANQLQQWFKLQEHEPYRALTAAPWQVVESTFFNSMQADKKGNYISMGILIFIVSIGVLNTVLMGILERTREFGVLKAIGTRPAAVFRLIMLESLILAAASCIFGLIFALPANYWLTVVGITLPEPIDMGGILFETMLGEITMFSMGVPALVVIGSTLLVSLVPGIRASRISPLKALQAA comes from the coding sequence ATGCTAACGGCCAAGCTTGCATTGCGTAACATTCTGCGGAATCGCCGCAGGAGTATTCTGACCATACTCAGCATGGGCGGTGGGTATCTTTTACTCTCGTTTATGTTGGCCATGACCGAAGGCAGCTACAACCATATTATTGACGTGTTCACCCGTGATCACACAGGCCATATTCAGATTCATCAAGGCAACTATCTTGAGCGCCCGTCGCTCTACAAAACAATCGACCATGCTGCCCCACTCATCACTCAACTCAAAAAAGACAATCAAGTGACTGGCATTACCCCCCGAATTTATGGCCCATCCCTCGCTTATGGAAAAGATAAAACATTTCCGGCCAATGTTATTGGCATAGACCCAATAGCAGAGGCCAGCACCACCTACTTAAAGAACAAGGTACAGCAAGGGCATTACCTGTCAAACGGCATGACCAGCCATGGTTATTACCCCGCCATGGTAGGTCAGGCACTGGCTAAAAACCTGCATTTAACCATCGGGGATGAACTCGTCCTTATCTCTCAGGGGATCGACGGTTCCATCGCTAATGATATTTATGAAATCACCGGCATCGTTGGAACCCAAGACTCTTACGAGCGAATGAACGTCTATTTAAGCCTCAGTGCCATGCAGCAATTTTTAAGTATGGGCGATCAAGTGCATGAGCTGGCGATCAGTTTAACTCATCAAACCTATGCCGCACCGTTTGCCAACCAGCTCCAGCAGTGGTTTAAGCTACAAGAACATGAACCTTACCGCGCCCTTACAGCCGCCCCTTGGCAAGTCGTTGAGTCTACATTTTTCAATAGCATGCAGGCCGACAAAAAAGGCAACTACATTTCAATGGGCATTCTGATTTTTATCGTCTCTATTGGTGTGTTAAACACCGTTCTCATGGGCATTCTGGAGCGAACCCGTGAATTTGGCGTGTTAAAAGCCATAGGCACCAGACCGGCAGCGGTATTCAGGCTTATCATGCTTGAGTCACTCATACTGGCGGCTGCCAGCTGCATATTCGGATTAATCTTCGCCTTACCGGCAAACTACTGGCTAACCGTTGTCGGTATCACCCTGCCTGAACCTATCGATATGGGCGGAATTCTGTTTGAAACCATGTTGGGCGAGATCACCATGTTCAGTATGGGCGTGCCCGCTTTGGTCGTGATAGGGAGCACTCTACTCGTAAGCTTAGTTCCGGGAATCAGAGCATCACGCATATCGCCACTCAAAGCGCTACAGGCGGCTTAA
- a CDS encoding ABC transporter permease: MNLVARLAKRNIFRNTRRTLLTVLLIACGLAALLFTDAFIRGMAASMIKISTETFLGDAQIHQREFREANDIDVYIQNIPSLYLQLDNMPPIKAYAPRTITGGMISSSENVSAAVIYGIDAAKEAQVSKLKQAIIKGQYLSGTSDDHKNSSTSHEILIGDDLADLLEVDLGDRIVVTLSQAHGGELSQELFRLSGIFHFNDRHMDKGMAFINLAQGQSMLAINGIHEVAIRLQDVSLADDESLALWETLNNKDLETLSWRELVPQLSSMLDMSSYSTLIVSIIMFILVALGLINSMFMSIYERHNEFGILLAIGTRPQQLFWQILLEGLLIGLLSLIVGLISGALLSYWKSVSGIDYSGTEMSGISLNEPIYLIINYLAFAKISLSILAITVLSCIYPALHAARLQPSFAMRKAL, encoded by the coding sequence ATGAACTTGGTTGCCCGCTTAGCCAAACGAAATATATTTAGAAACACTCGCCGTACCCTACTGACCGTGCTCCTTATTGCCTGCGGGTTGGCTGCACTGTTATTTACTGATGCCTTTATCAGGGGGATGGCCGCATCAATGATTAAAATCAGTACTGAGACATTTTTGGGCGATGCGCAAATCCACCAACGCGAGTTCCGCGAAGCCAATGATATCGATGTCTATATTCAGAATATCCCCTCCCTTTATCTGCAGCTGGACAATATGCCTCCCATCAAGGCCTACGCCCCTCGTACCATAACAGGCGGCATGATTTCATCATCTGAAAACGTTTCAGCAGCGGTTATTTACGGCATTGATGCAGCAAAAGAAGCTCAGGTCAGCAAACTCAAACAGGCAATAATCAAGGGTCAGTACCTAAGCGGCACCAGCGATGACCACAAAAACAGTAGTACCAGTCACGAAATATTAATTGGCGACGATCTAGCAGACCTGTTGGAAGTCGATCTTGGTGACCGAATCGTCGTGACGCTTTCGCAAGCCCATGGCGGTGAGCTATCTCAGGAGCTATTCAGATTATCCGGCATATTCCACTTCAATGACCGCCATATGGACAAGGGCATGGCGTTTATAAATCTGGCGCAGGGGCAGTCAATGTTAGCGATTAACGGCATTCATGAAGTAGCGATTCGCCTACAGGATGTGTCACTGGCCGATGATGAAAGCCTGGCACTATGGGAGACTCTTAATAACAAAGACTTAGAAACGCTCAGTTGGCGGGAGCTAGTGCCTCAGTTGAGCAGCATGTTAGACATGAGCAGCTACAGTACACTCATTGTGTCTATCATCATGTTCATCCTGGTTGCCCTCGGGCTGATCAACTCAATGTTTATGTCTATTTACGAGCGCCATAACGAGTTCGGCATCTTATTAGCGATAGGCACCCGACCACAACAGCTTTTCTGGCAGATACTATTGGAAGGCCTGCTGATCGGCTTACTCAGCCTGATAGTCGGTTTGATTTCAGGGGCATTACTAAGCTACTGGAAATCGGTCAGCGGCATCGACTATTCAGGAACCGAAATGTCAGGCATATCGCTGAATGAGCCCATCTACCTCATCATCAATTATCTGGCATTTGCTAAAATTTCACTGTCTATTTTGGCCATCACTGTATTGTCATGTATTTACCCGGCACTCCACGCGGCGCGGTTACAACCATCATTTGCTATGCGAAAAGCACTTTAA
- a CDS encoding ABC transporter ATP-binding protein: MSASATNTQTVIETRNLCRHFGKGETLVKALDDVNITIEPGEFTAIIGPSGSGKSTLLQLIGGLDKPSSGEVILDNKDISHMSGTELSDFRRDHIGFIFQAYNLIPVLSAEENIEYIMLLQGLPAATRKRRVSAILKAVGLEGKGNRRPAQLSGGQQQRVAVARAMVSQPSLILADEPTANLDSHTGASLLDMMKTLNETEKMTFLFSTHDPKIMERARRIIRLEDGCIVDDERRD; encoded by the coding sequence ATGAGCGCTTCTGCTACCAACACTCAAACGGTTATTGAAACCAGAAATTTGTGTCGCCACTTTGGAAAAGGTGAAACACTGGTCAAAGCGCTCGACGACGTAAACATAACCATTGAACCCGGCGAATTCACGGCGATAATAGGCCCATCCGGCTCTGGAAAATCCACTCTCCTGCAGTTGATTGGGGGGCTGGATAAACCCTCTTCCGGTGAAGTGATCCTTGACAATAAAGATATTAGCCACATGTCGGGCACTGAGTTATCCGACTTCAGACGAGACCATATCGGCTTTATTTTTCAGGCCTACAACCTCATCCCGGTGTTGTCTGCGGAAGAAAATATTGAATATATTATGCTCCTTCAAGGATTACCCGCCGCAACGCGTAAACGTCGCGTCAGCGCCATATTAAAAGCCGTCGGCCTGGAAGGAAAAGGCAATCGCAGGCCTGCACAGCTCTCGGGAGGTCAACAGCAACGCGTCGCAGTTGCCCGGGCAATGGTCTCCCAACCCAGCCTTATTCTGGCAGACGAACCTACCGCTAATCTTGACTCTCATACCGGCGCTTCGCTTCTGGATATGATGAAAACGCTGAATGAAACAGAGAAGATGACGTTTCTGTTCTCTACTCACGACCCCAAAATAATGGAGCGAGCCCGCCGTATTATCAGACTTGAAGATGGTTGTATTGTTGATGATGAACGACGCGATTAA
- the tnpA gene encoding IS66 family insertion sequence element accessory protein TnpA: protein MSKPALTEKQTYWLNHIQQCEQQKLTAPVYCDQHDLKVSQFHSYKHELRRKGVIRTEPSSAAFAKATVTLPQKSVPRKQPPPVFSCSVVWGKFRLQMTMGSPLL from the coding sequence ATGAGCAAACCAGCATTAACAGAGAAACAAACTTACTGGCTCAATCACATCCAACAATGTGAGCAGCAGAAACTAACAGCTCCGGTCTACTGTGATCAACATGACTTAAAAGTATCACAGTTTCATAGCTATAAACACGAGCTTCGACGCAAGGGCGTTATTCGAACAGAGCCGTCATCAGCTGCTTTTGCAAAAGCCACCGTCACGCTTCCGCAAAAGTCTGTCCCTCGCAAGCAACCACCCCCCGTTTTTTCTTGCTCTGTTGTCTGGGGCAAGTTCAGATTACAAATGACGATGGGTAGCCCGCTGTTATGA
- the tnpB gene encoding IS66 family insertion sequence element accessory protein TnpB (TnpB, as the term is used for proteins encoded by IS66 family insertion elements, is considered an accessory protein, since TnpC, encoded by a neighboring gene, is a DDE family transposase.), with amino-acid sequence MMRPDNSSVTVYLHREPVDFRKSINGLAVLVEAEMNLNPFEEALFVFCNRQRDKIKILYWERNGFCLWYKRLDKERFKWPKKLGEDVINLTGQELNWLLDGFDLWNNRPHQTLNYQSVI; translated from the coding sequence ATGATGAGACCTGATAACTCGTCGGTTACCGTCTATCTGCATAGAGAGCCAGTGGACTTCCGTAAATCAATCAATGGGTTGGCAGTTTTGGTGGAGGCTGAGATGAACCTGAACCCATTCGAGGAAGCCCTATTTGTGTTCTGCAATCGTCAGCGAGATAAAATTAAGATACTGTACTGGGAGCGTAATGGATTCTGTCTCTGGTACAAGCGCTTGGATAAAGAGCGATTTAAGTGGCCTAAAAAACTGGGGGAAGATGTTATTAACCTGACAGGCCAGGAGCTAAATTGGCTGCTGGACGGCTTTGATCTTTGGAACAATAGACCTCACCAAACCCTGAATTATCAGTCGGTTATCTAA